From the genome of Deltaproteobacteria bacterium:
GGATGAAATCGGCCTGCGACAGCGCGTTGATCCGCACCACGCCCTGCTCGGTGGCGAGGAAGAACCGCGCGCCCTCGCGCGTGCCCATCAGGTCGGGCCCGGTCAGGCTCACCGGCGTGCCCTCGGGCAGGAACGGAAACACCGACGAATAGCGCTTGCCGTCGAGGCCGGTGTGCGTGGACTTCATGCACAGGTACGCGACGCCTCCGCGCCCGAGGCCGCGGTTGATCGCCGCCGCGCCGCCGATGCCCGAGTAGTGGTTATGCCCGCGCCCGCCGCTGTTGACGTGCCCCTGAAAGTCGATGCCCAGGATATTGTTGATGCCCATGCCGCGATAGAAGCCCTCGGGGATCACCACGCGCGACGCCGGCGCGAGGATGAGGTCGGGGTTCTTGTGCATCTTTTCGTAAAAATCGGTGCCCGCCTCGCCCAGCGTGAACGTGCAGACGATCTTTCCCGGCAGATCCGTGCGCGTTCCGTTTCGCTCGATGAAGTGCGAGCCGTCCAGCTTGCCGGCTTCGTAGAGCCGCAGCGTGAAAGGTTCGAGCATTTCGGTGTACACACGCCCACGCCAGCTCGAATCGATGAGCCCTTTGATTGCCAGCACACCCGTGCCGCCGATGCCGACCTGCAGCGCGCGCCCGGCGGTGAAGTCGAGGTTCGCCTCGATGTGATCGACGACCAGCTTCGCGATGGCGACTTCGGTCTCGGCCGGGTGATCGAACGCGCCGGCGGGCAGCGCGGGAATCGCGGCCTCGTCCTCGACGACAAAGAGCCGTCCCTGCTTCGCCGCGTCCTGAAACGCGTCGATCGGCAGCGTGTTCGGCGCGTCGCCGTAGCCGAACGTGAACGGATACCGGTCGTTGACGTAGAGCAGAATCTTCGTCGCCTCGTCGACGAGGCCCGCCGCGAGCGCGTCCGCCGTCGCGCCGTTCGCCACGCCGTGGCTCATGACGCCGGTCTCGTCGGGCGGCGTCATGACGAGCACGACCAGATTCACCTTCATCCGGCCGTCCGGCTCGCGCATCACCGAGTCCACCGCGTCGGGAAAATGCACCGACTGCATGTCCACGATGCCCATGCGCGAGGGATTGCGTCCCACGAAATCGGGCGCCATCACGTTCGTGATCGCATTCGACGGAATCATCATGTTCGACGCCTGGCCGAGAAACGCCGACACGAAAACGACGCGCCGCTCGCGCAACTCCTGAAAGTGCTCGATCAGGCGGCTGAGCCCATCCACCTTTTTGGTCGCGGCGTTGGCGAGGCGCGCGAGGTTGCCGAAGATGGACGTCGACGAAAAGCCATTTTCGACCAGCCCATCGAGCAATCCCTCGGCCTTGAGTGCATCGCCGACACACAGCCGGTGCGCCGCCATGAACAGGCCCTGCCGAATCGAAATGTCGGTCAGATCTTCCGCCTGGATGTGGTCCCAAAGGGTGGAATAAAACGTGTGCGGCTCGGACGTGGCGAATCCCGACGCGATGCGCGTGCCGCTCGTGACGCACGCGTCCAGCGCCTGCTGGTTGGAGACGAGCCGGCGTTCGAACCATTTGGGGTAGTGGGCATGAAGCATGGGATTTCCCGCGAGGTGAGGACTTTTCGGGGCGCGTCGCGCCGGGGCCATTCAATCCAAGCCGCGCCGAATGTCAATGCGATGTCGGGAGCGCGTTTGCAGGGTTCCACAGCCGCCGTAAGGGGTGGCTTCATTCGCCGTTCCGTCGTTTACGGCGCGGCCATCTCCAACAGCGCCTGACGTAAGACCTGAAAACTCCGTGACCGATTTCGCTCCGGGACCATGTTTTCGGCGATGTCTCTCGCGGCCTCGATCTTTCGTAACCCGCTCTCGTGATATCCCACCTTCTGAAGGACGGACTCGAACGCTTCCCACGTTCCCCCGGTCACCGCGTCGGGATCGCGGTATTTCGCCGCGGCGGGAATCGACTTCGGGACTCGAGGGAAAGCCGCGCGCACGGCTTCCCAGTCTCCGAAGTACCATGCCTCAAGTTCCTCGATCGCCAGCCGATTGACAACGGTGTATCGCCCCTTTCGAGGATTCGATCGCGTCGGGAGCTTCGCGTCCGAAGCCATTTTCTCCAGTCGCGTCTTCAGGTCGCGGCAGTCACCGCTATCGCGGTCAACGAGCACGACGATGCGCCACGTATTGGGAATCCATTTGGCATAGCCGCGCAGTCGGTTGGGCAGACGGGCGAGGAGATCCGCCTTGCCCGAGAATGGATGAACATCGAACGACCGGTTGCCGATGACCTTCGGAAGAAGCAGTCGCAGCGCCGCTTCCATTGACAGTTCCTCGACGAGAAACTCGATGTGTTCAACACTCATCTCGCTTTCCGAGATACGGCGGGGGCGCCGGCGCGGACGAGGGGATCGCCTACTCCGAATTGCCCTTCCAGCCAGAGCTGCCCCAATGACGCGCCCTCCGAAACGAACTCCGGAACGCCGGGGATATCCGATGCCCGCAATGCCTGCGTGTATCCCTTTTCGTCTCGATAAAGGACCCGCACCTCGTTCGGTCGAAGACCGTTCAGAAAAAACGGCGAGTGTGTCGTGGCGAGCAGTTGAGAACCTGCCGAGGCGGCGCGGCATTCTTCGGCGAGCTCGGGGAGAAGTCGCGGATGCAGAAAGTTTTCGGGCTCCTCGATGCCGATGAATTGCGGCGGATCGGGGTCGTGAAGAACCGTCAAATAAGCGAGCAGTTTCAGCGTCCCGTCGGACGCGAAACGGGACAGCACCGGCCGCTTGAAGGGCGCGTCCTTGATTTGAAGCAGGAGACGGCCGTCGGGCATCGACTCTGCCAGCACTTTTTCCAGACGTGGAACACGCCGGCTCAGCGTGGCGAAAATCTCTTTCAGATGCTTCGGGTGTTGCTCCGCGAGGTACTGGACGACGTTGGCGAGATTGTCTCCCGTCTTGCTGAGTCTCTCCTGCGGACCGGCTTCGGGTTGGCCGCGTGTGTCGTCGATCGACAGATACGAGACGTACCAATCCGTGATGAACTCACGCAGAGCGGCGACGCGCGGGTGCTCGGCAAGCTGCCCGAGCGTGCTGACGGCGATCATGTCACGAGATCGCAGCGGAACTTTGATGCGTTGGTCATCTTCGTCCGGCAGCTTTGCGCTGACCACTTCACCGCGACCATCCTTGTAGTCGAGAAAGCGAAAGGGCTTGCCGTATTTCCCGCGCTTCCACTGGAGCCACTCTTCGACGACGCGGGGACCCTTCGAATCTTCGTCGATCGCGAGGTGGTACGTGATAATGGGTTGGCCATGGCGCTCCCGATACTGGAGTTCGATGACCACAGGCCCATTCTGCCCGCGGGTACGAAGCTCCCGGGCCCGCCCGCGACGATCCCACGCGTGCCTGAGGCCGTACTGGAAGCATTCGGACAGGAAATTGAACACGTCGAAAATCGTCGACTTGCCGCTCCCGTTGGGCCCGAGGAGCACCGTCATCGG
Proteins encoded in this window:
- a CDS encoding DUF4276 family protein; this translates as MSVEHIEFLVEELSMEAALRLLLPKVIGNRSFDVHPFSGKADLLARLPNRLRGYAKWIPNTWRIVVLVDRDSGDCRDLKTRLEKMASDAKLPTRSNPRKGRYTVVNRLAIEELEAWYFGDWEAVRAAFPRVPKSIPAAAKYRDPDAVTGGTWEAFESVLQKVGYHESGLRKIEAARDIAENMVPERNRSRSFQVLRQALLEMAAP
- a CDS encoding AAA family ATPase yields the protein MERKPKAKSAARTPNPARIESFSVRNYRALRSVELREITPMTVLLGPNGSGKSTIFDVFNFLSECFQYGLRHAWDRRGRARELRTRGQNGPVVIELQYRERHGQPIITYHLAIDEDSKGPRVVEEWLQWKRGKYGKPFRFLDYKDGRGEVVSAKLPDEDDQRIKVPLRSRDMIAVSTLGQLAEHPRVAALREFITDWYVSYLSIDDTRGQPEAGPQERLSKTGDNLANVVQYLAEQHPKHLKEIFATLSRRVPRLEKVLAESMPDGRLLLQIKDAPFKRPVLSRFASDGTLKLLAYLTVLHDPDPPQFIGIEEPENFLHPRLLPELAEECRAASAGSQLLATTHSPFFLNGLRPNEVRVLYRDEKGYTQALRASDIPGVPEFVSEGASLGQLWLEGQFGVGDPLVRAGAPAVSRKAR